In one Drosophila albomicans strain 15112-1751.03 chromosome X, ASM965048v2, whole genome shotgun sequence genomic region, the following are encoded:
- the LOC117567390 gene encoding cytospin-A isoform X2 yields MEIGNLKYENESLRNRLRDVVNSPLSDAEKQQIIQDSQRLHSSAPASIALPTANEATNDGTPCLTPDWDKHSSSSEISVACLQDKIIQMEETHYSTNEELQATLQELADLQTQLTDTQTENERLAEEKDVLFQSLCRQTEKLNESRTNRSTMQELMLLENKLLDLIQSSQEEREALLLKQEELTSELAELRQSRDTVQLEQQRQRERNALLDSQLDAANAERKQSEAQLSLAKDEISQRAIEISRLSTLLENARSKIEELEADLARGDKTDLSDVLDAARREKDALEERLAELQDQWSRSQAELRRLREQLAGLTEECKVAKNNAKCAVSHLEFRLEQLQRDKDKLSGDCQTLEERVNELQVQCKCHQEDKAQLQQLLSETQRHLSDAQLHLSDSESRLDKETQLRKREADEWQQFQADLLMTVRVANDFKTEALSAREQLVLDNKTQKEKIRLLEQQLEKLTKQQLQQTETQQSVLSTVQQEMASRRSKLSFSRQDSRLSVKTLIESIENNKPQGKADETESHYSSTSSLNSGTPEAGHTPIILPVSSDWHESLRLPVLQSSNLHVNVNNVGGGVASNNAAATTPPATSATTASATSASALSSAANPTKVTQQPPQLQQQLSTQSTASAASAATSATSASSSQPSTPNTPSSLQPSLTTAGGQSPSSAFVGSLSFGNVSKSFLSGERKDPLNMLAKNGGSKRNALLKWCQNKTVGYRNIDITNFSSSWNDGLAFCAILHSYLPDRIPYDTLSPVNKRRNFSLAFAAAESVGITTTLNINDMCQIERPDWTQVMSYITAIYKYFET; encoded by the exons ATGGAAATTGGCAAtctgaaatatgaaaatgaatctTTGCGCAATCGTTTGCGGGACGTTGTCAACTCGCCATTGTCGGACGCCGAGAAGCAACAGATTATCCAAGATTCGCAGCGTTTGCACAGCTCAGCGCCCGCCTCGATAGCATTGCCCACA GCCAACGAAGCGACCAACGATGGGACGCCGTGTCTTACGCCCGATTGGGACAAACACTCGTCGTCCAGTGAGATATCAGTAGCGTGTCTGCAGGACAAGATCATACAGATGGAGGAGACGCACTATTCAACCAACGAGGAGTTGCAGGCCACACTCCAGGAGCTCGCCGATCTGCAAACCCAATTGACCGACACACAAACCGAAAACGAACGTCTCGCCGAGGAGAAGGATGTGCTCTTTCAATCGCTCTGTCGCCAGACCGAAAAACTCAACGAGTCACGCACAAATCGCAGCACGATGCAAGAGCTCATGTTGCTCGAGAATAAGCTGCTCGATTTGATACAATCATCGCAAGAGGAACGCGAAGCCTTGCTGCTCAAGCAGGAGGAATTAACAAGCGAGCTGGCCGAGTTGCGGCAATCGCGCGATACTGTTCAACTcgagcagcaacggcagcgaGAGCGCAATGCATTGCTCGACTCGCAACTGGATGCGGCGAATGCCGAGCGCAAGCAGAGCGAAGCTCAGTTGTCGCTGGCCAAGGATGAGATATCGCAGCGTGCGATTGAGATCAGTCGATTGAGCACGCTGCTGGAGAATGCGCGATCGAAGATCGAGGAATTGGAGGCGGATTTGGCGCGTGGCGACAAAACCGATCTAAGCGATGTCCTCGATGCGGCGCGTCGCGAAAAGGATGCGCTCGAAGAGCGGCTGGCTGAGCTGCAGGATCAATGGTCACGCAGCCAGGCGGAATTGCGACGATTGCGCGAACAACTTGCCGGCCTAACCGAGGAGTGCAAGGTGGCCAAGAACAATGCCAAATGCGCTGTCTCGCATCTCGAGTTTCGCCTGGAGCAACTGCAACGGGATAAGGATAAGTTGAGTGGCGATTGCCAGACGCTCGAGGAGCGTGTCAACGAGTTGCAGGTGCAGTGCAAATGCCATCAGGAGGATAAggcgcagctgcagcagttgctcaGCGAAACGCAGCGACATCTGAGCGATGCGCAGTTGCATTTGAGCGACAGCGAATCGCGACTCGATAAGGAGACGCAGTTGCGCAAACGGGAGGCGGATGAGTGGCAACAGTTTCAGGCCGATCTGCTCATGACGGTGCGTGTTGCCAACGATTTCAAGACTGAAGCGCTCAGCGCACGCGAACAGCTGGTGCTGgacaacaaaacgcaaaaggAGAAGATCCGATTGCTCGAGCAGCAGCTCGAAAAGTTGACCAAGCAAC AACTGCAGCAGACGGAGACACAGCAATCGGTGCTATCAACTGTGCAGCAAGAGATGGCCTCGCGACGCAGCAAGCTCAGCTTCAGTCGGCAGGATTCGCGACTCTCTGTGAAGACGCTCATCGAGAGCATTGAGAACAACAAGCCG CAAGGCAAAGCGGATGAGACGGAATCTCATTACAGCTCAACGTCCAGTTTGAACAGCGGCACACCCGAAGCAGGCCACACGCCCATCATTTTGCCCGTATCCAGTGATTGGCACGAGAGC CTACGTTTGCCCGTTCTGCAGAGCAGCAATCTGCATGTGAATGTCAACAATGTTGGAGGAGGAGTGGCAAGCAACAATGCTGCTGCAACCACACCACCAGCAACATCGGCAACAActgcatcagcaacatcagcatcagcactATCAAGCGCAGCTAATCCAACCAAAGTAACACAGCAGCCgccacagctgcagcagcaattgtCGACACAGTCAACGGCAAGTGCGGCATCGGCAGCGACATcggcaacatcagcatcatcatcgcaGCCTTCCACACCAAACACGCCCAGCAGCTTGCAGCCCAGTCTAACAACGGCGGGCGGACAATCGCCAAGCAGCGCTTTTGTGGGCAGTCTCAGTTTTGGCAACGTCTCAAAATCATTCTTGAGTG gTGAGCGCAAGGATCCGCTCAATATGCTGGCCAAGAATGGCGGCTCGAAGCGGAATGCACTGCTCAAGTGGTGTCAAAATAAGACGGTTGGCTATCGCAACATTGACATTACAAATTTTAGCTCATCGTGGAACGATGGCTTGGCATTTTGCGCCATTCTACATTCCTATCTGCCGGATCGAATACCCTACGATACTCTCAGTCCGGTGAATAAGCGGCGCAACTTTTCTTTAGCCTTTGCTGCCGCCGAATCTGTGGGCATTACCACCACGCTG AATATCAATGATATGTGTCAAATCGAGCGACCCGATTGGACACAGGTCATGTCCTATATCACAGCTATCTACAAGTACTTTGAGACGTAA
- the LOC117567390 gene encoding cytospin-A isoform X1 encodes MIKLKSLFRRGQGTSSSASSNNSTHKQQQQHSNNNRQKSQSSTSLNTAHEQQQQQQQQQQQQQLLQAQQVNNATTTATTKFYSNHEATYERGVDVGDEAALLLTTQQQQQQQQLRQQPQQLSNTLPQKKSKFKGQKQPKQLPQQSPQQQQLMTSIAAAPAPNNSSSSNNNNSNALQDGGVAAAAAADFYQQLAAAATTTTATTTSASNSSSSNNSSTATNNAATAAANAAAAAVAVAAVAASSYQQQQQQQQQQQQQLQFINNEQQQQQLLEANNKMQELQTQLERLGREQLQLETRITELLPYQSEVTKLKGDLLKMQNQQEKTQMEIGNLKYENESLRNRLRDVVNSPLSDAEKQQIIQDSQRLHSSAPASIALPTANEATNDGTPCLTPDWDKHSSSSEISVACLQDKIIQMEETHYSTNEELQATLQELADLQTQLTDTQTENERLAEEKDVLFQSLCRQTEKLNESRTNRSTMQELMLLENKLLDLIQSSQEEREALLLKQEELTSELAELRQSRDTVQLEQQRQRERNALLDSQLDAANAERKQSEAQLSLAKDEISQRAIEISRLSTLLENARSKIEELEADLARGDKTDLSDVLDAARREKDALEERLAELQDQWSRSQAELRRLREQLAGLTEECKVAKNNAKCAVSHLEFRLEQLQRDKDKLSGDCQTLEERVNELQVQCKCHQEDKAQLQQLLSETQRHLSDAQLHLSDSESRLDKETQLRKREADEWQQFQADLLMTVRVANDFKTEALSAREQLVLDNKTQKEKIRLLEQQLEKLTKQQLQQTETQQSVLSTVQQEMASRRSKLSFSRQDSRLSVKTLIESIENNKPQGKADETESHYSSTSSLNSGTPEAGHTPIILPVSSDWHESLRLPVLQSSNLHVNVNNVGGGVASNNAAATTPPATSATTASATSASALSSAANPTKVTQQPPQLQQQLSTQSTASAASAATSATSASSSQPSTPNTPSSLQPSLTTAGGQSPSSAFVGSLSFGNVSKSFLSGERKDPLNMLAKNGGSKRNALLKWCQNKTVGYRNIDITNFSSSWNDGLAFCAILHSYLPDRIPYDTLSPVNKRRNFSLAFAAAESVGITTTLNINDMCQIERPDWTQVMSYITAIYKYFET; translated from the exons atgattaaattaaaatcattattcCGCAGAGGACAAGGAACCTCGAGTTCTGCCTCCTCCAACAATTCAACgcacaagcaacagcagcaacattccAACAACAATCGACAGAagtcacagtcgagcacatcgCTCAACACGGCgcatgagcaacaacaacagcagcaacaacaacaacagcagcagcaactgttgcaagcACAACAAGTAAACAacgcaacaacgacagcaacaacaaaattctatTCAAATCACGAGGCGACTTACGAACGTGGTGTCGATGTTGGCGACGAGGCAGCGTTGTTGCtgacaacacaacaacaacaacagcagcagcagctacgccagcagccacagcagctgaGCAACACGCTGCCGCAGaagaaatcaaaattcaaaggacaaaagcagccaaagcaattgcCACAGCAAtcaccacagcaacagcaactgatgACTTCGATTGCAGCTGCGCCGGCGccgaacaacagcagcagcagcaacaataacaacagcaatgcgTTGCAAGATGGCGgcgttgctgccgctgccgctgctgattTCTATCAGCAAttagcggcagcagcaacaaccacaacagcaacaacaacaagtgccagcaacagtagcagcagcaacaacagcagcaccgcCACCAACAAcgccgcaacagcagcagccaatgctgctgcagcagctgttgcagttgctgctgttgcagcaagcagctatcagcagcagcaacagcaacaacaacagcagcaacaacaactgcaattcaTTAAcaacgaacagcagcaacaacaactgttagAG gctaacaacaaaatgcaggAATTGCAGACGCAATTGGAGCGTTTGGGACGCGAGCAATTGCAGCTGGAGACGCGAATCACGGAGCTGTTGCCATACCAAAGCGAGGTGACCAAACTGAAGGGTGATCTGCTCAAGATGCAG AATCAACAGGAGAAAACTCAAATGGAAATTGGCAAtctgaaatatgaaaatgaatctTTGCGCAATCGTTTGCGGGACGTTGTCAACTCGCCATTGTCGGACGCCGAGAAGCAACAGATTATCCAAGATTCGCAGCGTTTGCACAGCTCAGCGCCCGCCTCGATAGCATTGCCCACA GCCAACGAAGCGACCAACGATGGGACGCCGTGTCTTACGCCCGATTGGGACAAACACTCGTCGTCCAGTGAGATATCAGTAGCGTGTCTGCAGGACAAGATCATACAGATGGAGGAGACGCACTATTCAACCAACGAGGAGTTGCAGGCCACACTCCAGGAGCTCGCCGATCTGCAAACCCAATTGACCGACACACAAACCGAAAACGAACGTCTCGCCGAGGAGAAGGATGTGCTCTTTCAATCGCTCTGTCGCCAGACCGAAAAACTCAACGAGTCACGCACAAATCGCAGCACGATGCAAGAGCTCATGTTGCTCGAGAATAAGCTGCTCGATTTGATACAATCATCGCAAGAGGAACGCGAAGCCTTGCTGCTCAAGCAGGAGGAATTAACAAGCGAGCTGGCCGAGTTGCGGCAATCGCGCGATACTGTTCAACTcgagcagcaacggcagcgaGAGCGCAATGCATTGCTCGACTCGCAACTGGATGCGGCGAATGCCGAGCGCAAGCAGAGCGAAGCTCAGTTGTCGCTGGCCAAGGATGAGATATCGCAGCGTGCGATTGAGATCAGTCGATTGAGCACGCTGCTGGAGAATGCGCGATCGAAGATCGAGGAATTGGAGGCGGATTTGGCGCGTGGCGACAAAACCGATCTAAGCGATGTCCTCGATGCGGCGCGTCGCGAAAAGGATGCGCTCGAAGAGCGGCTGGCTGAGCTGCAGGATCAATGGTCACGCAGCCAGGCGGAATTGCGACGATTGCGCGAACAACTTGCCGGCCTAACCGAGGAGTGCAAGGTGGCCAAGAACAATGCCAAATGCGCTGTCTCGCATCTCGAGTTTCGCCTGGAGCAACTGCAACGGGATAAGGATAAGTTGAGTGGCGATTGCCAGACGCTCGAGGAGCGTGTCAACGAGTTGCAGGTGCAGTGCAAATGCCATCAGGAGGATAAggcgcagctgcagcagttgctcaGCGAAACGCAGCGACATCTGAGCGATGCGCAGTTGCATTTGAGCGACAGCGAATCGCGACTCGATAAGGAGACGCAGTTGCGCAAACGGGAGGCGGATGAGTGGCAACAGTTTCAGGCCGATCTGCTCATGACGGTGCGTGTTGCCAACGATTTCAAGACTGAAGCGCTCAGCGCACGCGAACAGCTGGTGCTGgacaacaaaacgcaaaaggAGAAGATCCGATTGCTCGAGCAGCAGCTCGAAAAGTTGACCAAGCAAC AACTGCAGCAGACGGAGACACAGCAATCGGTGCTATCAACTGTGCAGCAAGAGATGGCCTCGCGACGCAGCAAGCTCAGCTTCAGTCGGCAGGATTCGCGACTCTCTGTGAAGACGCTCATCGAGAGCATTGAGAACAACAAGCCG CAAGGCAAAGCGGATGAGACGGAATCTCATTACAGCTCAACGTCCAGTTTGAACAGCGGCACACCCGAAGCAGGCCACACGCCCATCATTTTGCCCGTATCCAGTGATTGGCACGAGAGC CTACGTTTGCCCGTTCTGCAGAGCAGCAATCTGCATGTGAATGTCAACAATGTTGGAGGAGGAGTGGCAAGCAACAATGCTGCTGCAACCACACCACCAGCAACATCGGCAACAActgcatcagcaacatcagcatcagcactATCAAGCGCAGCTAATCCAACCAAAGTAACACAGCAGCCgccacagctgcagcagcaattgtCGACACAGTCAACGGCAAGTGCGGCATCGGCAGCGACATcggcaacatcagcatcatcatcgcaGCCTTCCACACCAAACACGCCCAGCAGCTTGCAGCCCAGTCTAACAACGGCGGGCGGACAATCGCCAAGCAGCGCTTTTGTGGGCAGTCTCAGTTTTGGCAACGTCTCAAAATCATTCTTGAGTG gTGAGCGCAAGGATCCGCTCAATATGCTGGCCAAGAATGGCGGCTCGAAGCGGAATGCACTGCTCAAGTGGTGTCAAAATAAGACGGTTGGCTATCGCAACATTGACATTACAAATTTTAGCTCATCGTGGAACGATGGCTTGGCATTTTGCGCCATTCTACATTCCTATCTGCCGGATCGAATACCCTACGATACTCTCAGTCCGGTGAATAAGCGGCGCAACTTTTCTTTAGCCTTTGCTGCCGCCGAATCTGTGGGCATTACCACCACGCTG AATATCAATGATATGTGTCAAATCGAGCGACCCGATTGGACACAGGTCATGTCCTATATCACAGCTATCTACAAGTACTTTGAGACGTAA